From the genome of Seriola aureovittata isolate HTS-2021-v1 ecotype China chromosome 18, ASM2101889v1, whole genome shotgun sequence:
GTTTAATGTGAGTCCTAACATGGCTTCTCTCGCACAGAAGTTCTACTGACACCAACTTTTAGAGGTCAGAGACAAAGAGTCTGAACAACCTGATTCCTCATCAGTTCACTCTGGATCAAACCTGTGACTCTCTCTGACTGAATTCAGAAACTTTCCAGAGATGTTGTTCTTCTCCAAAGGTTCATGATGTTCTAGTTATGACGTGTCTTTAGTTACCTGCAGTGACATCAGGTGTTAAAAGTCTGTTCAGGTAAACTGAGAGTTTCAGTGAAATCATGTGACCACAGAGAGCCCGCCCCTTCTCATGATATAAAGCCTGTGAACACTgactcctctctgctcttcctcctcctcctcctcctcctcatcatcacagagTTCCTGAAGCAACAGCACAGGTAAGATCTCTGACAGAGGAATGATGGGAAACTTTAACACAAGATCAGGAGATGAAAAATATAACAGCAAATTATTCACTTCACTGAACGGAATTTAACTATGTAATAATTATATTCTACATTTAAACTTTTATCATTAatgctgaaaacatgaaagacaTGAAACTTTTGAGAGGTTTTTTATTTAAGAACAAAGACACAATtgtaatgattttgtttttgactaAATTAAActcttacattttctttaaaaagctgATAAATTCTTTAAATAAGTGggaaaacataatgaaaaccaATATAGTAATTTGATGGAAAGATGTATTtaatattatgtattatatatataccTTAATGTTTccataattataatataaatacatatagtaTAAATTCTTACCAATGAAAAAAgatgctgtttatttttgtcctaGAACAAACTGACGTGTAGGtttagtgatgatgatgatgatgatggtgatgatgatgatgatggtgatgatgatgatgatgactcgATGTTACATCTGATGTGGTTTTGTCCTGTTGATTTATTTTAGGATCAAGTCCTAAAGAGGATGTTGAACTATAAAACAAACTATACCATCAATCTACAAACTATAATTGTAGGAGACTGAACAGAATCACTAAGTTGTAATCCTGAGGGAAATCATTCATAATGACCAGGAACATATGCACAAGGCTTAATATGTACTGACCCATGTGGCCCTGAGCTACAGCATCAGTCACAGAGCCAGTCCTACAGGTGGGGCTCCGTCCTGTAAATGACCACATCCCGCCTCAGAATATCAAGACAAAACTCACTTTACTTTGGTTCTGTTTTCTACTGATTTTAGTTCTTGTTgtatgaagaagaaaaagaaaatcaaacaattaTTAAATTCTTATCATCTGCTTTTTgaccatgaagaagaaaaacatcttgtATTTCAAGTCAAATAACGACTTGTTCTTtgttgatcagctgtttgagagaaaatcaaaggacaaaacaaacttgGACCTTTTTATTCTTCAATGTAAAAGTGAACAAAGATAAAAGTATCAACAGCCAAGAACTgatgattgttgtttttttcttttttggtttgaACACAAATTTGAAACGAATAACAGATTTCCTTACTTCCTTCACTTAGTAACGAACTGTGGATTATCCAACGATTCACAGACTGACAACTTTCTCACCTTCCTTTTATGCATTTAGCTTTACCTGGATTTCGTCTTGGAGAAAAGTAACTGAACCAAGAGGAAAAGAGTTTCCTGATCAAGTGATCAGACGAGATCAGACCAACTGCAGGTTTGAAAACAGCTTCAGGTTTAACTGTGAGTTTGTAGAGGCCATTTATTGTGTAATATTCTTTCACTGCTGATGAATGAAtctgttgttaatgttttattcattgtttttaatctgaTGCAGAGACCAAACCCCAGACACCATCACACCTCATTCACCTTCACAGCTCTGCACCAGGAATCACCATGGCAACGTGAGTAACAACaggcagcaacaacacactgtgACTGAAAGAGACAGTGACGCTACGAGCTCCTgagaaacatgaacacactgaagctgcttcagatccatttaagataaacacaaagcttgtgctacagaaaatggagcagactcagtgaatagctccctaagcttaacatgtcctatgataactattaatttagctgtacagactaatgagcagtgataactaacatgtctttggggtcatcaggtgggaacctcctttcaccagtgtttcgtctagttggtcccacaacacctccaggaggctggacagtgatcactggcatcccagagtcactcccctaatgccagccatcactgctcctcacaccaccattttctttatcttgcctatgctaccacaaacaacaccatcatcaactctgacaaaacacaccagcagattcagcaaacaaactcccctaaacagttggagaaagtggcggccattttaaatgagggaggcagagtcaaggagagatgccttttgagctaaactctcccccgccggattaggctgtgctctacatCCCCCCCTATTCTtcaacaccacaccatgcaactcacctaaaacaaacaaactcacctaaacagccagagacacactacaaaccaattcgatacaagcaaacaatacaggccacctcacctggactaaccgcatggtctcaaagaggctcacacaggccacaccccccacttaaaaacacttcctcttcctggatttcttccttgcttctcctaagagtctatctatcctaagtgctccccctgctgggcccccagctaccattactctttctcatccaaatccactgactggatcttgctgcctcatctgacatgtcctttacaattttcctcacactctgtccacttgctcctaactcccttaccaaagagacaacagaccttgctacaaatcctctacatcctacttccactggacaaatcctaactttccatcctcgctgctctgcttctgcccctaactctgcatacctgagctttttcctttcatatgcttcctcaactaaggcctcccacggaacagtcagctctatgaaatatactttcattctactcctagaccacaagactatatcaggccttagcttagctatttcctggggaacaaccagctttcctcctaaatctacctgcatttcccaatcacaagcaccttctaagctgccttgccttcttgttgtcttaccaactttctctccctcttgaacaaacttaattgcacctttctttgttttaggtcctcctaaatttgcctgcctccgtaactcttcaattcctgcagctaggctttttagaacctggttatgtcgccacgtatacctgccttgcgacagactaaccttacaccctgacagaatgtgctttaaagttgcagtacctgaacacaatgaacatagtgggtctccatttacccagagttttaggttctggggagttggcaatacatcataagttgcccctatcaagaatataatactactttcctccatgctccagagttctttccagctaagctttttcttgtctacaccttcccaattcacccactgtccctgcttagcctgggccactgcctttgcaccccttaataattcctcctgtctacgaacctgctccacgactacctttctcttctccttgggacctgctctactccacaccggtttgctttggccaagccccaagcctccccggccgatttggacattacccacaatctctgtatgcctaagcgttgcttctgcctcctgcactgcgattcttggattccactttctccccttgattgggtttggaaccaccttactaactaccgcatctttgctcccagataacaggagctctgtcctaaccttggtacatttaaactcctccactagactagttactgggagctgaagtatgcctttcccatacagtgccactgtgcttaaacatctaggaacacctagccacttcctaatgtaaaagctaactaatttttccattttttctgcagtggatattggaatctcatatacagacagtggccacatcaacctgggaaataacccaaactgcagacaccacagtttcaactttcctggcagccctgatttatctattctatccagtccctcagcaacatccttccgaaactgcactacctgttctccgtcattcaagtctgccttgtaccacctacctagactctttactgatttttccctaattattggaatttcctcttcatttattacaaacttcctatcacttaacttccctctgcttattgagatacttctagacttacttCCTCATATTTAGCATGTAACAAGAGTAACTGTGACTTACACTAACTAGCTTCATTCTTTTCAAGCTGCTATCATCACATCAATATGAATTTATCCACTGTTCAGACTTCAGTAGAAGTGAATGTGACACTGACTGAAGAGTTGCATGTCAGATGTGACCGAGCCACGTTAACATGGTTcaactttttaaatgtcaagcATGACTTGGCCATATTAGTTTGTAAGCATCCTATTTATATCTCttatattaaattttttttttttttaatgaggagTGCAAGAAATTACTGCTATATTAAAAACTGTAAAGGCAACAGAGGTGAAACTTGACATAGTCAAACATTGCTGCAATAGCTTCTCTGTGTGGGCAGTTactgaacagttttttttacatgcgAGCTGCATTCCTGTATCAATACAATATGTCAGGTAAAGGCAACGGCAGACGATGCAGCAATCACATGTATTTTCTTCAGGAACTGCAGATGTTCcagtttacattcattttgcaaataaaacatgattttagtGAAGTCTTATTTTACTGCCTTTtgttataaaatacattatctGAATAATCCTTTCTCAGTGTAGGTGCTGGAGTAAGGTGGGTGTCCAGCTCTGTCTTATGAAGACTTGAAACAATGCACAACCTGACATGGAAGCTCCACAGTAATTATAATATGTTGAGAAACTGAAGCCTATGTGTTGGAGTTGAGAGCGCATGCAATAGGCTGTTCATATCTATGGTGTGTTTTGTCCCAGTGTGGATCATATCACTATACATGGATGGTAAATAACAAGTTCATCAACAATATAACAGCTAGTGTCAGCACGTTACAAATAAGAATCAGCCTGCCAACTCCTCTCAGGTAACGTAGTGTGAGAAGTGAATTAGTTAACAATGAAATGTATGTATCGGTTGTCATTGTGGCGGACTTTTAAAAGAGGATGGaattaaatgaatcaaaaataatctagatgttgttgtgtttaggTTCTGAGACTCTCCAGTCTCACTCAAATACTTTGTACTGTCTCTCTCATGTGCTGGACATCAAAATACAGCtcagacagacaaatacaatTTCAGGATCAGGAAAACCTTCAGAAAGCTGCTGGAGCTGGTCGCTGTGCTGCCGTTAAAAAGAGTCCTAAACCTGTTAAACTGCCCAACTGTTCTCCTGACttcttttgttgcttttaacTTGGTTAATTCTTTTTTCCCCATAGGACCAACATGGCATCCACAGATTATGTTTTGGAAAATGCTGTCATCGATAATGGACCTCCTGTCCGTTATCGGCTAACACCGAATAAGACGAACCTtggtggagagggagaagaagagtcCAAGGTCAGAAGATGGACCATAGGTAAAAAAGATCCTagcaaacagaataaaacaatcCTGCTTGTTGGAGAGACTGGATCAGGGAAATCTAGCTTGATCAACACTTTTCTTAACTTTGTAATGGGGGTAAAGGATGTGGATGAAAAATGGTTTGAGATTGTAGATGACGCCAAGAAACACTCAACCTTAGAAAGTCAGACATCAAAAGTGACAGTTTACGAGATTTTTAGTTTTGAAGGTAAAACCGTCCCCTACTCTCTGACCATCATCGACACTCCTGGTTATGGAGACACCAGAGGGATTGAACACGATGCCATAATCAATCAAATGTTATACGATTTATTCAGTTCAGAAGACGGGATTCAAGAACTTGATGCAGTGGGTCTGGTGCTGAAGGCGGCTGAGAATCGACTGAGTGACCGACTGAGGTACGTCTTCGATTCAGTGATGTCTCTGTTTGGAAAAGACATGGAGAAGAACGTTGTCGCTCTCATCACTCACTCAGATGGAATGCCTCCTGAAAACGCTCTTAAAGCTCTTGATGCTACAAACATTAAATGTGCCAGAAATGAGAAGAATCAGCCTGTTTACTTCTCGTTTAATAACTGCCTGagcacacagagaacagaggaaacagagttTGGACTAGGACAAGCGTGGACAGTATCAACGAGGGGAATGCATCAATTAACATCTTTCCTGGAGAAAACCACACCTCAAGAGCTTGATACAACTGTGAATGTCCTGAATGAACGCATTAGGCTGGCCGCCTGCATTAACAATCTAACAGAAAGAATTGACCTGATTAAActaaagcagcaaatcatccAACAGACCCAGGAAGAAttagagaaacacagagaatcaatgaaaaaagaagataatTTCACAATAGAAGTTGATGAGCACTATAAGGAAAAAGAAACtactgatggagggatgtggTGGTTGGTTTTTTATGGTGGAGCTGTCACCTGTAAAGTCTGTAAAGAGAACTGTCACTACCCAGGATGCACAATGGCCTGGTATCCAAACCACTGTCAGGTGATGAAAGGAGGCCGCTGTACTTCATGTACCAGGAAGTGTCCTGTGTCAGATCATGTGAAAGAGAACAAAATCTATGTGAACAAGACAAG
Proteins encoded in this window:
- the LOC130186839 gene encoding uncharacterized protein LOC130186839 codes for the protein MASTDYVLENAVIDNGPPVRYRLTPNKTNLGGEGEEESKVRRWTIGKKDPSKQNKTILLVGETGSGKSSLINTFLNFVMGVKDVDEKWFEIVDDAKKHSTLESQTSKVTVYEIFSFEGKTVPYSLTIIDTPGYGDTRGIEHDAIINQMLYDLFSSEDGIQELDAVGLVLKAAENRLSDRLRYVFDSVMSLFGKDMEKNVVALITHSDGMPPENALKALDATNIKCARNEKNQPVYFSFNNCLSTQRTEETEFGLGQAWTVSTRGMHQLTSFLEKTTPQELDTTVNVLNERIRLAACINNLTERIDLIKLKQQIIQQTQEELEKHRESMKKEDNFTIEVDEHYKEKETTDGGMWWLVFYGGAVTCKVCKENCHYPGCTMAWYPNHCQVMKGGRCTSCTRKCPVSDHVKENKIYVNKTRKVKRTIGELKQKYKADEEQCENLLSALQTEKEKLEKEKDTWLDEAYQHVLSLEQIALNVNSLFTHAHLDFLIDMMKERRDTEKVQKLEEMVARVDEGTRAALRYIFSYVGGKATSLVKAAGKKLGKK